The Lathyrus oleraceus cultivar Zhongwan6 chromosome 5, CAAS_Psat_ZW6_1.0, whole genome shotgun sequence genome includes the window CACATGGCCTTTAATGAATACAACAAGCCAGAAAAGTAACATGATAGTATGGTCTGATAAAGGTCAACCTTATCTTCAGAAAAGTAATATGATCTTATCTTCTTTAGAAAAATATAATGATCTTATCTTCACACATTATCCTTATCCTTCGAGATTTGTAATTCTATAACAGTCATCTTCATTGTCAATCAAGTGGTCAGATGTGTTGGAAATATTATCACTTTCAGACAAAACAAATATGTAATCTTTCAATTTATTTAAAAATTCATTATGGCTGGTAGCAGCTGATAAAGTGGCTAGTAACTTAGATCGATCCATAAGAATAGTATCTTCTGAACTAATATTAATATTTTTGCAAAGGTTGAGATGAGTTTTACACCGGGCTTCGAACTTTGCGGTTGTTTGCAGGTTTGGATTAAACTTAATCCACCACTTAATAGAAAATTTCTTAATTAATTGAGAAGTTGGACAATCTTGCCATAAGTGCTCAAACGAAAAGGTCCAGGAGGTAATCCAAATAAtctcaaaaactgcacaaaaaGATGATAGAGCCTTGTGCAAAGGACAAGTAGTAGCTGAGGTAAAGTCATTGAAGACTTTAGAAGTATAATTGGGGGAAATATCCAAACTGAGTCCAATAAGCTGAAACCATTGGATAAATCAATAGGGAAAGTTTAATGAAATATCTTTATTAAACCAAATAAACTAAGTATGATTAAATGGTTAAATTGCTAAGAAATTGGACTAGGCGTCCATGTAATCCAGATAATTGTATGTTTGAGGAGAGTAAGACCTTGAGAAGGATTTTCCTTCTGTTGGAGGTTGCTTCCAGATaatttttatttatcatttttatgTAATCCAGATaatttttatttatcattttcATCATATTGATGAGTAAGAGAAATAGAATCAGTATCAACCAAAATAAATTCATAATATTCTCGGGTTTTTAATAAGTCTTTTGGTAAAAAGAAAAATCCATGAGGGAAAATTCTTGAAATAACTTGTAATAATGACGCATCTGAAAGACATTACATTGGATCCAAAGGGGTAATTGgttatgacatatttttggtaatAAAAGAAGATTTTATAGAAGATGGAGGAGTGTAAAAAGCTAATTTTGATGTGGGTTTACTTTGAGAAGACGGGGAAGTAATAATTCTGAGTAAAAGATAATGGAGATAATAATACAAGCTTAATCAAAGGTCTGGGGGAATAAGGTATTGGAGAAGTAATTTTTGTAATATATGAAGGTGATCCTAAAACTATGGCTTTATTATTTGATGATAATGGAGGTCCATAATTATCTCTGGGATCATTCTATTTCTTGCTCATTTTTCCCTTGTAAAAATTCTCGAGTTAAAAAATCTGGTAATGTTTTTTGAATTCCTTCAATATTTTCTATTTCAAAATAAAAACATGACAACAAAGATTGACATTTAGCAAAAATATGTTTTGAGACTAAATTTTTAAGATCTTTCTTTAAAACACTCTTAGCAGTTTTGCAGTCTGTTTTTAATAAAAATGATTTGGAAAACAAATCATCATGCAATTTGGTAATGCATAAAACAATGGTTAAAATCTCTTTCTTAATAGTACTATAATTTAATTGGGTGGAGATCAAGTTCCAGAGTAATATCTAACAACTTGTTCCTTATCTGTGCCCGGAAGTAGTTGTTTTAATATACCACAAAACCCTAGTTCTAAGGCATATGTTTCAACAATAGGATTAACATTTGGATCAGGGATTCCTAGGTAAGGTAATCTCTTAACTATTTGCTTTAATTGGGTGACACTTTTGGTCATGGAATCATTCTAAGGTGGGGGATTATTTCTAAGTCTCTTAAATAAAGGAAGACAAATAATTCTAAGATTAGGAATAAAGTCTAAAACATAATTAAGACAATCTAAAAACCTTTGTAACTGAGTTTTGTCTTTTAATCCGTCAGGGAATTTACTAACAAATTCTAAGGACCTACTAATAGGGGTGTATATGCTCTGACTAATATAAAAACCCAAAAATCTTACTTTACTATGAATTAAATTTAATTTCTTTTCGGACAAAACTAAACCATTATCTTTAATTATTTCATAGAACTTATTAAGGTGTTGTAAATGTTGATTAATGGAGTCTGAGAAAACTAAAATATCATCTAAGTAGACTATAGTAAAGTGTGAGTAATCATTTAAAATAGAATTCATTATATTTTAAAATTCTGAGGGGGCGTTTTTAAGCCATAAGGGCAAAATATTCCATTCATAGTGCCCAAAGGGTACTATAAAAGCGGTCTTATATTTATTAGTTTCTTCTAATTGAATTTGATAATATCCAGATTTAAGATCAAATTTAGAAAATATAATTTTATGATGTAATATGTTAATTAAATCTTTTTTATTAGGTATAGGATACCTAATCCATTGTAAATCTTTGTTTAAAATTTTATAGTTTATTACTAATCGGGGACTACCCCTTTCTAATTCAGTAGCATTAACAAGTTAAAATGCAGAGCAGCTCCAAGGAGACTTACTCGGCCTAATTAAACCTTTTCCTAAATAATCTTGTATTTCTTTTTTACAATAATCTAAATGTTGCTTATTCATCTGTATAGGTCTGACTTTAGTCGAGATATCTTTTTCTTTAAAGTCGGGCTCATAAGGCCAAGAAATAGTATGCATCTTCCTTTTCCATAAGGCATTAGGTTGTTCTGAACAAAGATCTTTAGTAAACTTATTTTGcataattttaattttttcttGAACACATGAAAATTGCAATTGTTCTTCAATCCTTTTAAAATGTATTTCTTTGTTTATGATATTAATatgttttcttttattattaataatattaataaaagATATATCTTTACTCTAGACAGAGTTAAGATCTCTAATCCTATATTGGTTTAAAAATTCAAACTTAACTTCATGACCTAAAATGTTAGTAGTTATAGCTAGATTATCATCGATAAAAGGATAAAGTAAAGTCAGAAAAGGGGTTCCTAGAATAATAACTTCTTGATTGTTTTTAACTATAAGAAAAGAAGTTTAATAACAAATTTGATCTTTACAAATATTAGGGTCTGATAATTTATATGACACATGTAATCTGTTACCATTAGCTCCTCGTAAGGATTCTTTGGTATTTTACTATACCatttgtgagatatgattttttatattttattgATATAAGGATATTCATTGATTTTCATAACCCTGAACTTTGATTTTCTTTAAGGGTATCGGTTGATAGTGTGTGGTCCAGGTTGTAAGTCCGAGAAGTGAGACAGTAAAACCGTTGGTTTAACACACTATAGTTGTCATTAAGAAAAGAACCAATAAGGGGGGGGGGGGATAGAGAGATAGAGATAAGTAAGAAAACTAAGAAATGACCAGTTACATAATAGAAAGTTTTTTAATAATTTACTGTTTAGTAACTATGTCTCAAATCATCAAGGCTTTGAGTGAGTTAGGATGCAGTTCACGCAGTAATATTAGTAGTCGAACCTTAGTTCCTGCTACCTTAAACAATGATAAATTTGAATTAGATCAAGATACTTTCTAAAATCAGGAATTAGAAATTCAAGAAATGGAAAATAGATTAGTTAACTGGTCTATGCtagaaattaaattaaaagaaATTTATAAAATGAGCAAATTTAATTTTTATAGTAAAAAAATTATTCATACTACGAAATCTGCTACATCTATATCCAATAAACATGAAACCATTAATTTCTTAAATAGAAAGTTGTTAGAAAATTATGTTAAAGAAGGATATCGTTATATCCATTTAGGATTAATCCAAATAGCTATAAAGCCTTTACATAAACTAGGGCTAAACACCCCTATTCTATTAGTCCTTCGTGATACTCGTATTAAAGATTTTCATAATTCAACTATTGCTATAGTTGAATCTAACCTTAATGATGGTCCAGTTTACTTTAAGTGTCATCCTAATTACTCTATGAGTTTAACTGATGAATTCACTAAAAACTCACTTGTCATATATGTTCAAGGCCTAAGTGACACATTCAATCCTGGAGTTGCCAACATAGACGTTATTAGTAAAATTACCTACAAAGTTTCTAATGTTGATTACATTTTTAAATCTCTTAAAACTAATCCTAGAAATGAAACATGTATTATTGAAGCCAATCTTAGCAGATCAATGTTATGACACCGAAGATTCTTACCACTTCGGATATTATTGACAAATTCCCTCAGGAATGGATTTTGCAAGTTATGGTTAAATCTGAAAAGATTGAAGCCAAATCTATTAGAGATGTTATTCAGGATATTGATGGATTTTTCAGCATTCGAATGAAAAGGAGCTAGTCCTTTCGTTACAACCAGTCTAGTAGCATTGGATCAACATCCAGCGCTAGAAACTTTGTTGATTCAACCATTAGGGTTAACCTTGCGGGAGTAAACTTTGCTCCTACAATTCCCCGACCTATTTACTCAGAGAGGATTTCTAGGTCACCATCTTCAACTGAGTCTCAAATCTTAGAAGTTATTACCCAAGAAGAACCCTTTGTCATTGGCAAAGGCTGAATTAGAGCTGATTTTGAGGTTGAGTATAATTCAGAGAAGATAAAGTGGCATTTATCATCTTTATCTAAAAATCATACTCAAATGTAATTACAAAAGTTTTACAAATTTTTAGAAAATCACGAGGTTGATGTTTATTTCTTTACATGGTTTAAATTACTTTACTTAGAAGAAGGGATAAAAAATCCTTTTGTTGTTAGGATGTAATTAGATGCTAATGTTAGAATTAGTACTAAATGAAATATTgttaaaaaatatataatagaATCCATCCATCCACCTTTATAAACCATAAAAATTACCCCTTCCAAAGAAAACATAAAAATAAAGGCTTCTCCCTTTAAATCAATTACAAATCCTACAGAACAGAGGAAAGATATATATAATCTACATGGTCAGATGAATTACTCAAATCAAATACTTCACACTATTGTCCAACAATTAGACATAATAGAAAACTTTATCCCTCAACCTAAGGATGTCAAAACCTTTAAAATATATCATACCCGACCTATATATCATTACCATACTCCTTCTACCCAATAACTAAAGGATATGATTTTAGGTCGTGATGTTAACCATAAGATAGAAAAATTAGTTGAAAAATTTAGGACCTTAAATATGGGAAACTTTTTTGGAGAGATAAACACTTTATCTCGGGAAGAATAATTTGATAATATGGTGAGTAAATTAGGTGGAAGAGCCCGAAGACCTAAAACTCGAAACTACTATCCTAGAGCGTCATTTGCTGATGTGCAATTTGAAGAAAGAAGTAGTTTTGTTGAAAATAGTTATTCAGGAGAATCCATTGTAGAATGGAACATCAATGGTGCTTCTGAGCAACAAGTGTTAGATACCATGCAAAATATGATTATGGTTGCTAATACTTTTAAACTCAAAGGAAACACAAACAAGCATTCTAAAGATATATTAGTTATGGGGTTTACAGGGAAATTAAAAAGGATGATGGGATAATATCCTTAGTCCTGAAGACAAAACCCAAATTAACTTAGTTGTTAAAACATAATCCAATGAAGCTCTTTGTGTTACAACTCTCTTGTATGCTATTACCAAGTTCTTTTTAGGAGAGCCTTTAAACCTCCAACAAAGAGCAGCAAACCAATTACTAAATTCGTATTGTCTAACCATGTCTGACTATAGGTGGTATAGAGATATGTTTCTTTCTAAACTCTGCCTTAGGTCAGATGGTGCTGCTGATTATTAGAAAGAAATATGTATTGGTGTTTTACCCAGATTATTTGCTGAGAAGGTTAAGAGAAATATTAAACAAAATTTCAACGGAATTATTCCTTATCAGTCCTTAACTGTGGGCGAATTATCTAATTATGTTATTGAAACTGGTATACAAATATGTACTGATTACAAACTTCAAAATaagattaaaaatgaaaaaaatgagaaaTAAGCGCGAAATGGGTTCATTTTGCGAATAATATGGAGCTTTTCCTTTAAAAGCTCCTAGTAACCCTAAGAATAAAAAGTTTGCTATTAAACGTAAGAAAAACTTTTGTTACCATAAGAAACAACCTTACAAAGATAACTCAATATTATATAAAGCCTCTCATAAGAAAAATTATGGTAAGAAACCTTACAGAAAGCCCTATGCTAAATCCAAACCTAAAGAAAAATATGTTAAATGTTATAAATGTGGTCGTTTTGGCCATTATACTAATAAATGTAAGATGCAAGAGAAAATTAATCAATTAGGAAATTTAGATATTTCAGAGGAGTTAAAAGAAAATTTGACATTAAAAAATATATTGCTAAATTCTGAAGAAGAAGACAACTCTTCATCTTATGAAGAATCTTCTTAGGAAGAAATTCGTCAAATTAATAATTCTGAGGAGTCATATTCTGATTCTCATGAATGTTTAGGAATAGACTTTTTTAATTGTAATAGTTgtaataaaataattaatatgCTCACTAATCATCAAGCTAATACCCTAATAGGAATATTAGATAAGATGGAAGAATTTGAAAGTAAGAATGCTTTCATGAGACAAATTAAAAACATTATTGACGAAAACGGTATTTGTAAAAAGCATGTTAACAAAGTA containing:
- the LOC127080691 gene encoding uncharacterized protein LOC127080691, with protein sequence MSKFNFYSKKIIHTTKSATSISNKHETINFLNRKLLENYVKEGYRYIHLGLIQIAIKPLHKLGLNTPILLVLRDTRIKDFHNSTIAIVESNLNDGPVYFKCHPNYSMSLTDEFTKNSLVIYVQGLSDTFNPGVANIDVISKITYKVSNVDYIFKSLKTNPRNETCIIEANLSRSML